In Saccharomyces paradoxus chromosome XVI, complete sequence, the genomic stretch ACGTGCAACCTTAATTCCCAGCAATCCTTGGACTTCATAAACTTGATGCGGTTATATACCGGTATACACGTAGATCACGAGGGCGGCAATGTTTCTGCTCACACCACCCATTTGGTTGGAAGTGCGTTGAGTGACCCGTATCTCAGCTATTCGTCTGGAATAATGGGATTAGCAGGACCTTTACATGGGTTGGCTGCACAAGAAGTAGTAAGATTTCTCATAGAGATGAACTCAAATATTTCCAGTATTGCACGAGAggaagaaatcaaagattatctttggaaaattctGAATTCAAACCGTGTGATTCCCGGTTATGGCCACGCAGTTTTGCGTAAACCAGATCCTCGATTTACAGCAATGCTTGAATTTGCGCAGAAGAGGCCCATCGAATTCAAGAACGACAAGAATGTTTTGTTGATGCAAAAGTTAGCAGAAGTAGCGCCTAAGGTTTTGCTAGAACACGGAAAGAGTAAGAATCCATTTCCCAATGTTGACTCAGCATCAGggattttattttatcattatGGAATCAGGGAATTATTGTTCTTTACTGTCATTTTTGGGTGTTCAAGGGCTATGGGGCCCTTAACACAACTAGTTTGGGATCGCATCTTAGGTTTACCAATTGAAAGGCCGAAGAGTTTGGACTTGGAAGGCCTGAAAGCACTTACCAAAGCAAGCAATGTCAATAATGTGATATAACGCTATTcttatatacaaaaaatacTTCTCTTGCTATTACAATATTGGAATATAACTAAAATTACATACGGCAGCAAGTGCAACCATAGCTAATacatatattcttttgagAAAACATATAAGAAAGAATGCTGGCCAATACGCTCACCAAAATAGTTATTCGTTAGTcggcttttttttttctccctttcttttttttgattctaTCACATCTGGAGCATTATATAAAGGATTCTCATTTATTGACCGCATCGGGTTTCGACACCAGTATGTAGCCACTTCTCCGAGGTCGGACGCGGAGCACTTagaaactttattgaaatacTTTATTTCTCCACATTTAAAATATCTAAGTCATTCCGCTTTTGCCCTTCATGTGTTTGCATTCGTTGAGGTCAAAGCCAGACTCAGCGAAGTTTGCAAGGTATATAAATCTACCATAATGCATGTGTAACTTATAGCACTCTCTCGGATAGTATTTTGCTACTTGTTACCACTCTCAAGTAATCGTGAGCAAACAAAATGTTTTTAGTCAAAAATCTAAAATATAATAGAATCAAGGTGTGCCTCCCTAAAAAGGAATTTTCTTCCCTGAGGACAGCATCTGTACAAACTAATGAAAGACCAAGTCCAGATAAGGTTTTGAAAGACATCGCGAAATATGTTCATGAAACCCCAATAACGTCATCTTTGGCTCTAGATACAGCAAGACTCTGTTTCCTTGATACTCTAGGCTGTGGCTTGGCAGCTTTGAAATTTAAGCAGGCTCGAAATATTATCAAGCCAATTGTGCCAGGCACAATAGTTCCCAACGGAACAAAAGTACTAGGTACTTCTTACGTTATGGACCCAGTGAAGGGTTCTTTTGCCATTGGTACTCTAATACGTTGGCTAGATTATAATGACTGTTGGTTGGCTGCCGAGTGGGGACACCCATCAGATAACCTTGGGGGAATTTTAGCCGTCGCAGATCACTTGTCCAGATTAAACAAAGCTACCCGCGGAAAGAGTGGAAAACAGTTTCTTGTTAAAGATGTATTAGATGCAATGATTAAAGCGCATGAAATCCAAGGCATAATAGCGCTCGAAAATTCCTTCAATAAAGTGGGTTTAGATCATGTAGTGCTGGTGAAAGTGGCAACGGCTGCTGTTGTCTCAAAGATGCTGGGCTTAAGTCAAGAGCAAACCATTGAAGTACTGTCACAAGCATTTGTAGATGGTCAGTCGCTGCGTACTTACCGTCATGCTCCGAATACTGGATCTAGGAAGTCATGGGCGGCGGGAGACGCAGTTTCGAGGGCCGTAAACCTGGCTTATTTAGTCAAAAATGCTAATGTCGGCACGATACCCTCAGTGTTAACAGCTAAAACTTGGGGATTTTATGACGTTTTATTCAAAGGTAAACCTTTAACGTTTCAACAAAGGTCAGAATATGGTTCTTACGTcatggaaaatattctgTTCAAGATATCATTTCCTGCCGAATTTCATGCACAAACTGCCGTAGAAGCGGCTGTAAAAGCGTATAACGTTCTTGGCGAACAAGCGAAATCTTTTAAAGATATCAAGTCCATTAGAATTAGAACTCAAGAGGCAGCAATGAGGATTATAGATAAATCCGGTCCGCTGTATAATTATGCCGATAGGGACCATTGTATCCAGTACATGATTGCGGTTCCGCTAATTACCGGTAATCTCACGGCTGCCGATTACTCGGATGAGGTCGCAAGCAACCATGAGATTGACAACTTAAGATCGAAAATGTATTGTATCGAGGATACTCAGCTCTCTCAAGATTATCATGATCCAGATAAAAGGTCGATAGGCAACGCCCTTCTCATAGAGCTGAACGACGGGACACAGCTGGACGAAATTTTTGTAGAGTATCCTGTTGGCCACAAATTTAGAAGAGAGGAAGGAATACCATTATTACTGGATAAATTTCAAAGGCATCTGCGCGAGCATTTCGTAGGTAGCCCTGATAAAGTCGACGTTATAATGAATGAAAGTTTAAAAACAAACTTCTTGAATATGCCAATCGACTCATACATGGATTTATTTACTGAGGAGTGACTCGTTGGCACCTTATGAGCAAACGAAGTTGTACTTACTCcaattattaaaaaaaaaatctcaaGAATGCTTTGGAgctattttctatttttaaAGATAGAAGCGCTGTCTCAACAAACAAGGAAATTACTTGCAAAATTCAATTAAATCCAATAACATGGTGTTTCTAAATATTCTGGCTCCAATTTAATGACTTTTATATAGGATTAATAACATCtattaaaagaataaatatattgctttctttgtttccttttatatatataccgTAAGATTGTTCtttattcaaaatcaacCAACAAGAGTCCGTCATTTACTGCAAAAATACTAATAAAATTGGGCTGCAAAAATGCGAATTCTGTGGATCGAACACAGGACCTCCAGATAACTTGACCGAAGTGTTTTCTTCAGTCTGGCGCTCTCCCAACTGAGCTAAATCCGCCTAATATTTGTGATCttgttgtatctcaaaatgaCTTACTCTCTTTTATGGGCTTAGTGTTGCCAAGACATTTGGTATAGGACGAGCCCGCAATACAACAAGATCTGTTCTGTTGTATTACGGGCTCGGCTAATACTGAGTGTCTTGTCAAGGAGAGaaacttgttgtcagacttatttttgttggaatgaaattctaatatcatctatttaatattatattataacatgcggtgcaagaggatggcataaaaattgagaaacagtcatccaatctaatggaagctgaaatgcaaggattgataatgtaataggataatgaatgacaacatataaaaagaaagaagataaaataataacactatgtagaactatcgattcccttttgtggattcctatatcctcgaggagaacttctagtatattctatatacctaatattatagcctttagtaacaatggaatcccaacaattatctaattacccacataattctcaattatagcctttagtaacaatggaatc encodes the following:
- the PDH1 gene encoding putative 2-methylcitrate dehydratase (2-methylcitrate dehydratase~similar to YPR002W), translating into MFLVKNLKYNRIKVCLPKKEFSSLRTASVQTNERPSPDKVLKDIAKYVHETPITSSLALDTARLCFLDTLGCGLAALKFKQARNIIKPIVPGTIVPNGTKVLGTSYVMDPVKGSFAIGTLIRWLDYNDCWLAAEWGHPSDNLGGILAVADHLSRLNKATRGKSGKQFLVKDVLDAMIKAHEIQGIIALENSFNKVGLDHVVLVKVATAAVVSKMLGLSQEQTIEVLSQAFVDGQSLRTYRHAPNTGSRKSWAAGDAVSRAVNLAYLVKNANVGTIPSVLTAKTWGFYDVLFKGKPLTFQQRSEYGSYVMENILFKISFPAEFHAQTAVEAAVKAYNVLGEQAKSFKDIKSIRIRTQEAAMRIIDKSGPLYNYADRDHCIQYMIAVPLITGNLTAADYSDEVASNHEIDNLRSKMYCIEDTQLSQDYHDPDKRSIGNALLIELNDGTQLDEIFVEYPVGHKFRREEGIPLLLDKFQRHLREHFVGSPDKVDVIMNESLKTNFLNMPIDSYMDLFTEE